One segment of Vulpes lagopus strain Blue_001 chromosome 8, ASM1834538v1, whole genome shotgun sequence DNA contains the following:
- the LOC121497606 gene encoding replication factor C subunit 3-like, whose product MSTCRLILCCNSTSKVIPPIRSRCLAVRVPAPSIEDICHVLSTVCKKEGLNLPSQLAHRLAEKSCRNLRKALLMCEACRVQQYPFTADQEIPETDWEVYLRETANAIVSQQTPQRLLEVRGRLYELLTHCIPPEIIMKGLLSELLHNCDGQLKGEVAQMAAYYEHRLQLGSKAIYHLEAFVAKFMALYKKFMEDGLEGMMF is encoded by the coding sequence ATGTCCACTTGCAGATTGATCTTGTGTTGCAATTCTACATCTAAAGTAATACCACCTATTCGTAGTAGGTGCCTGGCAGTTCGTGTGCCTGCTCCCAGCATCGAGGATATTTGTCATGTATTATCTACTGTGTGCAAGAAGGAAGGTCTGAATCTTCCTTCACAACTGGCTCATAGACTTGCAGAGAAGTCCTGCAGGAATCTCCGAAAAGCCCTACTTATGTGTGAAGCCTGCAGAGTACAACAATATCCTTTTACTGCTGATCAAGAAATCCCTGAAACAGATTGGGAGGTGTATCTGAGGGAGACTGCCAATGCTATTGTCAGTCAGCAGACTCCACAAAGGCTCCTTGAAGTTCGTGGAAGACTTTATGAGCTTCTAACTCATTGTATTCCTCCTGAAATAATAATGAAGGGCCTTCTTTCAGAACTTTTGCATAATTGTGATGGACAGCTGAAAGGGGAAGTGGCCCAGATGGCAGCTTACTATGAACATCGTCTACAGCTGGGTAGCAAAGCCATTTATCATTTGGAAGCATTTGTGGCCAAATTTATGGCACTTTATAAGAAGTTCATGGAGGATGGATTAGAAGGCATGATGTTTTGA